One Oryza glaberrima chromosome 10, OglaRS2, whole genome shotgun sequence DNA segment encodes these proteins:
- the LOC127752569 gene encoding probable glutathione S-transferase GSTU6, which produces MAEELKLLGSLSGVSPYVIRAQMALAVKGLAHDYLPEDLTRKSKLLLDSNPVHKSVPVLIHNGKPVCDSLVIVEYVDEAFPGGAAALLPADPYHRAVARFWAAFIDSKVFPPCLAILKTAAAEAEEEKAAKVKETVEALQLVEGAFGECSKRKPFFGGDAVGYLDVVLGCYLCWFEGVSEIAGGVSPPLLDASRTPQLAAWAARFRSAADAVGCSVPRVDKVEAYLNNVLKPKWSAAAAASSH; this is translated from the coding sequence ATGGCTGAGGAGCTGAAGCTGCTGGGGTCGTTGTCCGGCGTGAGCCCGTACGTGATCCGCGCGCAGATGGCGCTCGCCGTCAAGGGCTTGGCGCACGACTACCTCCCCGAGGACCTCACCCGCAAGAGCAAGCTCCTCCTCGACAGCAACCCGGTGCACAAGTCGGTGCCCGTGCTCATCCACAACGGCAAGCCGGTGTGCGACTCGCTGGTCATCGTCGAGTACGTCGACGAGGCgttccccggcggcgccgccgcgctgctccccGCCGACCCCTAccaccgcgccgtcgctcgCTTCTGGGCCGCCTTCATCGACAGCAAGGTGTTCCCTCCGTGCCTTGCCATTctgaagacggcggcggcggaggcggaggaggagaaggcggcgaagGTGAAGGAGACGGTCGAGGCGCTCCAGCTCGTGGAAGGGGCCTTCGGTGAGTGCTCCAAGAGGAAGCCGTTcttcggcggcgacgccgtcgggTACCTCGACGTCGTGCTCGGGTGCTACCTGTGCTGGTTCGAGGGGGTGAGCGAGATCGCTGGCGGtgtgtcgccgccgctcctcgacGCGTCGAGGACGCCGCAGCTGGCCGCGTGGGCGGCGCGCTTCAGATCAGCGGCCGATGCAGTCGGATGCTCGGTTCCTCGGGTGGACAAGGTTGAGGCTTACCTCAACAACGTGCTCAAGCCGAAGTggagtgccgccgccgcggcgtccagcCATTAA
- the LOC127786053 gene encoding probable glutathione S-transferase GSTU6: MVVGAGGGDELKLLGVWDSPYVNRVQIVLNLKGLSYEYVEEDLMNKSDLLLGSNPVHKKVPVLIHNGKPIAESRVIVEYLDEAFAAGAGGSTGASVLPSDPYERAVARFWAAYVDDKVGSPWYTILFARERGEKVEAAARAISALETVEAGAFRDRSSEGKTTNAAAAPFFGGDSIGFVDVVLGSYLGWFRVIEKMIGVRIMDAARTPRLAAWAERFEAADAVRGVLPDDVDKVIDFLQAFLH, translated from the coding sequence ATGGTGGTtggggcaggaggaggagacgagctCAAGTTGCTGGGCGTGTGGGATAGCCCGTACGTGAACAGGGTGCAGATCGTGCTCAACCTCAAGGGCCTGAGCTACGAGTACGTCGAGGAGGATCTCATGAACAAGagcgacctcctcctcggctccaACCCGGTGCACAAGAAGGTCCCCGTGCTCATCCACAACGGCAAGCCCATCGCCGAGTCGCGGGTCATCGTGGAGTACCTCGACgaggccttcgccgccggcgccggcggcagcacggGCGCCTCCGTCCTTCCCTCCGACCCCTACgagcgcgccgtcgcccgcttcTGGGCCGCCTACGTCGACGACAAGGTGGGGTCACCGTGGTACACGATCCTGTTCGCCCGGGAGAGGGGGGagaaggtggaggcggcggcgcgggccatCTCGGCGCTGGAGACGGTAGAGGCAGGCGCGTTCAGGGATCGCTCCTCCGAGGGGAAGACGACaaacgcagcggcggcgccgttctTCGGCGGCGACAGCATCGGGTTCGTCGACGTGGTGCTCGGCAGCTACCTGGGGTGGTTCAGGGTGATCGAGAAGATGATCGGCGTCAGGATCATGGACGCGGCGAGGACGCCGCGGCTGGCAGCGTGGGCGGAGCGGTTCGAGGCGGCGGACGCCGTGAGGGGCGTCCTCCCCGACGACGTCGACAAGGTGATCGACTTCTTGCAGGCGTTCCTCCATTAG
- the LOC127785715 gene encoding probable glutathione S-transferase GSTU6, with protein MAGSGELKLLGVWSSPYAIRVRVVLNLKSLPYEYVEENLGDKSDLLLASNPVHKSVPVLLHAGRPVNESQVIVQYIDEVWPGGAGGRPSVMPSDPYERAVARFWAAYVDDKVRPAWLAILFGSKTEEERAAAVAQAVAALETLEGAFGECSKGKPFFGGDGVGFVDVVLGGYLGWFTAIDKLIGRRLIDPARTPALAAWEERFRATDAAKGVVPDDADKLLEFRQTLLRWSASKAK; from the coding sequence ATGGCGGGAAGCGGCGAGCTGAAGCTGCTGGGCGTTTGGAGCAGCCCGTACGCGATCAGGGTCCGCGTCGTCCTCAACCTCAAGTCGCTGCCGTACGAGTACGTGGAGGAGAACCTGGGCGACAAgagcgacctcctcctcgcctccaacCCGGTGCACAAGAGCGTCCCCGTCCTGCtccacgccggccggccggtgaaCGAGTCGCAGGTCATCGTGCAGTACATCGACGAGGTCTGGCCGGGCGGCGCCGGGGGACGCCCGTCCGTGATGCCCTCCGACCCCTACGAGCGCGCGGTGGCGCGCTTCTGGGCCGCCTACGTCGACGACAAGGTCCGGCCGGCGTGGCTGGCCATCCTGTTCGGGAgcaagacggaggaggagagggcggcggcggtggcgcaggccgtggcggcgctggAGACGCTAGAGGGCGCGTTCGGGGAGTGCTCCAAGGGGAAGCCGTtcttcggcggcgacggcgtcgggttCGTCGACGTCGTGCTCGGCGGCTACCTCGGGTGGTTCACGGCGATCGACAAGCTGATCGGTCGCAGGCTGATTGACccggcgaggacgccggcgcTGGCCGCGTGGGAGGAGCGGTTCCGCGCCACCGACGCGGCCAAGGGAGTCGTGCCGGATGACGCCGACAAGCTGCTCGAGTTCAGGCAGACCCTGCTTCGCTGGAGCGCATCCAAAGCAAAGTGA